One region of Erythrolamprus reginae isolate rEryReg1 chromosome 8, rEryReg1.hap1, whole genome shotgun sequence genomic DNA includes:
- the KLHDC7A gene encoding kelch domain-containing protein 7A, giving the protein MPHRVEGSGVQPLEIPPAGRLVISATALLLLMLAYRYFKSRVPPGSTPTGAADVNVAGAEQREWQVCSQTENQRETLRHRGGGGKEMEPCPPGTNHLTEVGRHGGVAEEWGQSPIPAGRELPDTRETEAEEEQELREVSRPEPRVEQGWQSKDKSGDISKTGDDSDNLGGHSRVVGLLNQEKEPGNIPGWDVDTVGAEFSCAKTVEKDVLSTDGSDISLKIGGNPQLGKDTAHVVERWFGPEKMPSFYATSDINHSHLQSHVAYAFSSVAKVEVEENFIKERRRSGKVEDPQLRGKVYNYFVQSTSQSVTNKAAFGSNADLQQSCNLSTVNILNVSKKCGAEEPACSSATKDEANKLVLDQVPDTSSNVLLGPAKGTQPKDQREAAVVEEDSISAKPLLARYSFTRKESFQRIADNPELQMPMEDFGSSSAGHTSPPAPLRLDSTSSLVRSMQNLPSGGKEEPLVELVAGAKFFHLPLSSDFSLGVHLDLGNCYQVLCMAKKQKLKDLQEAAYKVMSDNYLQVLKTQAIFRQLNAAERDLILEKRMRGKKYLTVADIGCHTSGLSYYDDQEDAWHPLTHIPVEAISRGCAICSMFNYLFVVAGCGGYGRCQKPSNRVFCYNPLTDIWQEICPLNQARPHCKLVALDGCLYAIGGECLYTVERYDPRLDRWTFAAPLPNDTFAVAHTATVCDGEICVTGGTLRYMLLRYVRRTDTWKVRLAGGSPDRTTEMVTVDGFIYRFDLNQRMGISVYRCSARAKLWYECATYPLPFPPCFQCSVVGNIVYCVSRQFQLRFLADLVSPRFGNKELKKFPSPRGTLIPVTLILPEGYKAFQTKV; this is encoded by the coding sequence ATGCCCCACCGTGTCGAAGGAAGTGGGGTTCAACCATTGGAAATACCTCCGGCTGGCCGGCTGGTTATCTCCGCCACGGCTTTGCTGTTGCTGATGTTGGCATACCGGTATTTCAAGTCTCGCGTGCCCCCTGGCAGCACCCCAACTGGGGCCGCGGATGTCAACGTCGCCGGGGCAGAGCAAAGAGAATGGCAGGTTTGTAGCCAGACGGAAAACCAGCGAGAGACACTGAGGcaccgaggaggaggaggcaaggaGATGGAGCCATGCCCCCCAGGGACCAATCACCTGACGGAGGTGGGTAGACATGGTGGAGTAGcagaagagtgggggcagtccccAATCCCTGCTGGCAGAGAGCTGCCTGACACGAGAGAAACTGaggcagaagaagaacaagaGCTACGGGAAGTGAGCCGCCCAGAACCCAGGGTGGAACAAGGGTGGCAGTCAAAAGACAAATCGGGGGACATTAGCAAAACTGGGGATGATTCAGACAATTTAGGTGGTCATTCCAGAGTGGTTGGTCTACTCAACCAAGAGAAGGAACCTGGTAACATCCCTGGCTGGGATGTTGATACTGTCGGAGCTGAATTTAGCTGTGCAAAGACAGTAGAGAAGGATGTCCTTTCTACAGATGGGAGCGACATCAGTTTGAAAATAGGAGGAAACCCACAGCTGGGGAAAGACACCGCCCATGTGGTGGAGAGGTGGTTTGGCCCAGAGAAGATGCCGTCCTTCTATGCCACCAGTGACATCAACCACAGCCACTTACAATCTCACGTGGCCTATGCATTTTCCTCAGTGGCtaaggtggaggtggaggagaacTTCATCAAAGAGAGGCGACGTTCTGGGAAAGTTGAAGACCCTCAACTGAGAGGAAAAGTCTACAACTACTTTGTTCAGTCCACTTCTCAATCCGTCACTAATAAAGCCGCCTTCGGTTCCAACGCGGATCTCCAACAATCCTGTAACCTCTCTACTGTCAACATACTTAACGTGTCCAAGAAATGTGGGGCTGAGGAACCTGCCTGCTCATCAGCAACCAAAGATGAAGCCAACAAGCTTGTTTTGGATCAGGTTCCAGACACGTCTTCCAATGTTCTCCTCGGTCCTGCAAAAGGCACCCAGCCTAAGGACCAAAGAGAAGCAGCTGTTGTTGAAGAAGACAGTATCTCTGCAAAGCCTCTGTTGGCTAGATATAGCTTCACCCGTAAAGAGAGCTTCCAAAGAATTGCAGATAATCCAGAGTTACAGATGCCGATGGAAGATTTTGGTTCTTCCTCAGCTGGCCACACCTCACCTCCAGCTCCCCTTCGCTTGGATTCTACGTCATCCCTGGTGAGATCCATGCAAAATCTCCCGAGCGGTGGAAAAGAGGAGCCATTGGTGGAGCTTGTGGCCGGCGCTAAATTTTTTCATCTCCCACTCAGCTCGGACTTCTCTCTGGGTGTGCACTTAGATCTGGGAAACTGCTACCAGGTCTTGTGCATGGCCAAGAAGCAGAAACTGAAGGATCTGCAAGAGGCGGCCTACAAGGTCATGAGCGACAACTATCTCCAAGTGCTGAAGACCCAGGCCATCTTCCGCCAACTCAACGCTGCAGAGAGAGACCTGATCCTAGAGAAGAGGATGCGAGGCAAGAAATACTTGACTGTGGCAGATATCGGTTGCCACACAAGTGGACTCTCTTACTACGATGACCAGGAAGACGCTTGGCATCCATTGACTCACATCCCTGTGGAAGCCATCTCCAGGGGTTGTGCCATCTGCAGCATGTTCAACTACCTCTTCGTGGTTGCTGGCTGCGGAGGGTATGGAAGGTGTCAGAAGCCATCCAACCGTGTCTTCTGCTACAACCCCTTGACCGACATCTGGCAGGAGATCTGTCCGCTCAACCAAGCCAGACCCCACTGTAAGCTGGTGGCCCTGGATGGTTGCCTCTACGCCATCGGCGGAGAATGCCTCTACACAGTGGAACGGTACGACCCACGCCTGGACCGATGGACATTTGCCGCCCCTCTACCCAACGACACCTTTGCGGTGGCCCACACTGCCACTGTCTGCGACGGGGAGATCTGCGTGACAGGGGGCACCCTAAGATACATGCTACTCAGGTACGTCAGACGGACCGACACCTGGAAAGTCCGTCTTGCTGGAGGAAGTCCGGACAGGACAACTGAGATGGTGACTGTTGATGGCTTCATCTACCGCTTTGACCTCAACCAGAGGATGGGCATCAGTGTCTATCGCTGTAGCGCCAGGGCCAAGCTGTGGTATGAGTGTGCCACCTACCCATTGcccttccctccttgcttccagtGCTCCGTGGTTGGAAATATTGTCTACTGCGTTAGCCGGCAGTTCCAACTCCGTTTCCTAGCCGACTTGGTGTCCCCGCGGTTTGGAAACAAGGAGCTGAAAAAGTTCCCTTCCCCACGAGGAACCCTCATCCCAGTTACTCTCATTTTGCCCGAGGGGTACAAAGCATTTCAGACAAAAGTTTGA